In the Staphylococcus condimenti genome, one interval contains:
- the thiD gene encoding bifunctional hydroxymethylpyrimidine kinase/phosphomethylpyrimidine kinase: MNKPKIALTIAGTDPTGGAGVMADLKSFHACGVYGMAAITSIVAQNTKGVQHIHNLDITWLKEQLDSVFDDELPQAIKTGMIATKEMMELIRSYLEKHPEIPYVIDPVMLAKSGDSLMDDAGKQALQEILLPLADVATPNLPEAEEIVGFKLDSEEAIKKAGDIFINEIGSKGVVIKGGHIEDEDIAKDYLFTKDGLEVFESERYDTKHTHGTGCTFSAVITAELAKGKTIYEAVKKAKDFIALSIKYTPEIGQGRGPVNHFAYMKKVGLDDE, encoded by the coding sequence ATGAATAAACCTAAAATAGCTTTAACAATTGCTGGTACAGACCCTACAGGCGGAGCGGGTGTAATGGCAGATTTGAAATCATTCCATGCTTGCGGAGTATATGGAATGGCTGCAATTACAAGCATTGTTGCCCAAAACACAAAAGGGGTCCAACATATTCATAATTTAGATATTACGTGGTTAAAAGAACAATTAGATAGTGTTTTTGATGATGAATTACCACAAGCAATTAAAACAGGAATGATTGCAACGAAAGAAATGATGGAATTGATTCGAAGTTATTTAGAAAAACATCCAGAAATTCCATATGTAATCGATCCAGTTATGCTAGCTAAAAGCGGAGATTCATTGATGGACGATGCAGGTAAGCAGGCTTTACAAGAAATATTATTACCGCTTGCTGATGTTGCAACTCCGAATTTACCAGAAGCTGAAGAAATCGTTGGATTCAAGCTTGATTCTGAAGAAGCAATCAAAAAAGCAGGAGATATTTTTATTAATGAAATAGGCAGTAAAGGTGTTGTCATAAAAGGCGGTCATATTGAAGATGAAGATATTGCCAAAGATTATCTCTTTACAAAAGATGGGTTAGAAGTATTTGAAAGTGAACGGTATGATACTAAACATACACACGGGACAGGTTGTACTTTTTCAGCAGTGATTACTGCCGAATTAGCTAAAGGAAAAACAATTTATGAAGCTGTTAAAAAAGCAAAAGACTTTATTGCTTTAAGCATTAAATATACTCCTGAAATTGGCCAAGGAAGAGGACCAGTTAATCATTTTGCGTATATGAAGAAAGTAGGGTTAGATGATGAATAA
- a CDS encoding HD domain-containing protein, with protein MNQYQQLKEAENYMKAHHSEDATGHDIEHVMRVVKMALFIAEQEGSGNPYIIQMAALLHDTVDSKLTDENKAYQDLNAFLDKIDVSSQIKNKVLEIIEHMSYRSGKNNDIEMSREGYIVRDADRLDAIGAIGIARTFQFAGHFNEPMWVGEIPDNISGEYDLDDYSPSAIKHFYDKLFKLKDLMHTETAQAIAEERHRFMEYFVAQFFKEWDFTN; from the coding sequence ATGAATCAATATCAACAGTTAAAAGAAGCAGAAAATTATATGAAAGCTCATCACAGCGAAGATGCAACAGGACATGACATTGAACATGTGATGCGTGTTGTCAAAATGGCGTTATTCATAGCAGAACAAGAAGGTAGTGGAAATCCTTACATCATACAGATGGCAGCCTTGCTGCATGATACAGTAGATTCGAAACTTACAGATGAAAACAAGGCTTATCAAGATTTAAATGCTTTTTTAGATAAAATCGATGTTTCATCTCAAATTAAGAATAAAGTTCTAGAAATTATAGAACATATGAGTTACAGAAGCGGTAAAAACAATGATATTGAAATGTCACGTGAGGGTTATATTGTGAGAGATGCAGATCGTTTAGATGCAATCGGTGCAATTGGTATTGCGCGTACTTTCCAATTTGCTGGTCATTTTAATGAACCTATGTGGGTTGGAGAAATACCTGATAATATTTCAGGCGAATATGACTTAGATGATTATTCTCCCTCAGCAATCAAACATTTTTATGATAAACTTTTTAAATTGAAAGATTTAATGCATACTGAAACAGCACAAGCTATTGCTGAAGAACGCCATCGCTTTATGGAATATTTCGTTGCTCAATTCTTTAAAGAATGGGATTTCACAAATTAA
- the thiE gene encoding thiamine phosphate synthase, translating into MFQSKDLNVYFICGTQDIPEGRTIQEVLKEALEGGITLYQFREKGNSAKTGQDKVDLAKELQALCKSYNVPFIVNDDVALAEEIDADGIHVGQDDEAVDEFKSRFEGKIIGLSIGNLEELNASDLTYVDYIGVGPIFATPSKDDASEPVGPKMIETLRRQVGEMPIVAIGGISLDNMQDIARTSADGVSVISAIAKSPHVTETVHNFLQYFK; encoded by the coding sequence GTGTTTCAATCTAAAGATTTAAATGTCTATTTTATTTGCGGGACCCAAGATATACCAGAAGGCAGAACTATTCAAGAAGTTTTGAAAGAAGCTTTAGAAGGCGGTATCACGCTTTATCAATTCCGAGAAAAAGGAAATAGCGCAAAAACCGGACAGGATAAAGTTGATCTTGCAAAAGAATTACAGGCTCTATGTAAATCTTATAATGTTCCTTTCATTGTTAATGATGATGTCGCTTTAGCAGAAGAAATTGATGCAGACGGTATTCATGTTGGGCAAGATGATGAAGCGGTGGATGAATTTAAAAGTCGTTTTGAAGGAAAAATCATTGGATTAAGTATTGGTAATTTAGAAGAATTAAATGCTTCTGATTTAACATACGTTGATTATATCGGTGTTGGACCAATTTTCGCTACGCCTTCAAAAGATGATGCAAGCGAACCAGTAGGTCCAAAAATGATTGAAACGCTTCGTAGACAAGTAGGAGAAATGCCGATCGTAGCAATTGGTGGAATATCATTAGATAATATGCAAGACATCGCAAGAACATCAGCAGATGGTGTTTCTGTTATTTCGGCGATCGCAAAAAGCCCACATGTTACAGAAACTGTACACAATTTCTTACAATATTTTAAATAG
- a CDS encoding FtsW/RodA/SpoVE family cell cycle protein, whose translation MKATRQKPSKSWLRRIDWVLIGILIVMAAISVLFIQSAMGGGQYSANFSIRQILYYILGGIIAFAIMLISPKRIMKYTYTLYFIVCILLIGLLVLPETPITPIINGAKSWYSFGPISIQPSEFMKIILILALAKIVSRHNKYTFNKSLESDFKLFMKILLVSALPMILILLQNDLGTTLVCLAIIVGVFIVSGITWKILAPIFLTIMFVGGFFILSIIYKPSLIESGFGIKTYQLGRIASWLDPYAYSSGDGYHLTESLKAIGSGQLFGKGLNNGEVYIPENHTDFIFSVIGEEFGFIGAVAVIIVFLILLFHLVRLASKTDNIYNKTYIIGFVSLILFHAVQNMGMTIQLLPITGIPLPFISYGGSSLWSLMVGIGIVLSIYYHQPTPYQPDLLRSKTTKPN comes from the coding sequence ATGAAAGCAACACGTCAAAAGCCCAGCAAATCATGGCTGCGGCGTATCGATTGGGTACTGATCGGTATTTTAATCGTAATGGCTGCTATCAGTGTATTGTTTATTCAATCTGCTATGGGCGGCGGTCAATACAGTGCTAATTTCAGTATCCGTCAAATTCTATATTACATACTTGGTGGCATTATCGCCTTTGCAATTATGTTAATCTCACCTAAACGCATCATGAAATACACTTATACATTGTATTTTATCGTTTGTATCTTATTAATAGGATTATTGGTTTTACCAGAAACACCTATCACACCCATTATAAATGGTGCGAAAAGTTGGTATAGTTTCGGACCAATCAGTATCCAGCCTTCTGAATTTATGAAAATCATCTTGATATTAGCGTTAGCTAAAATCGTATCGAGACATAATAAATACACATTTAATAAGTCACTAGAATCTGACTTTAAGCTCTTCATGAAAATTTTATTAGTCTCTGCTTTGCCAATGATTCTTATTTTATTACAAAACGACTTAGGAACAACTTTGGTTTGTCTCGCAATTATCGTCGGTGTTTTCATTGTCAGCGGTATTACTTGGAAAATATTAGCACCTATTTTTCTTACAATCATGTTTGTAGGCGGATTCTTTATTCTTTCCATTATATATAAACCCTCACTGATAGAAAGCGGCTTTGGCATTAAAACTTATCAATTAGGCCGTATTGCTTCATGGCTTGATCCTTACGCTTATAGTTCTGGTGATGGTTACCATTTGACTGAATCGCTAAAAGCAATCGGTTCTGGACAATTATTTGGTAAAGGCTTAAATAATGGCGAAGTATATATACCAGAAAACCATACAGACTTCATTTTCTCTGTAATTGGAGAAGAATTCGGTTTTATCGGTGCAGTTGCTGTTATTATCGTTTTCTTAATTTTACTTTTCCATCTTGTAAGATTAGCAAGTAAAACAGACAATATTTATAATAAAACGTATATCATCGGATTCGTATCATTAATTTTATTCCATGCAGTTCAAAACATGGGTATGACAATACAATTACTGCCTATCACAGGTATTCCGCTTCCATTCATCAGTTATGGAGGAAGCTCGCTTTGGAGTTTAATGGTAGGTATTGGTATCGTTTTATCAATTTACTATCATCAGCCTACACCTTATCAACCAGATTTATTACGTTCAAAAACAACTAAACCAAATTGA
- the thiM gene encoding hydroxyethylthiazole kinase — MNNILDQIRTEHPLVICYTNDVVKNFTANGLLSLGASPAMSEAPQEAEDFYPVAGSVLINIGTLTKHHEHAMLANAKIANETETPLVFDPVAVGASKYRKDFCKYFLKKIKPTVIKGNASEILALIDDTATMKGTDSADNLDVVDIAEKAYKEYQTAIILTGETDVIVQDDKVVKLSNGSHFLAKITGAGCLLGAVVGAFLFRNTHPSIETLIEAVSVYNIAAERAEQLSDSKGPGTFLTQFIDALYRIDSDAVAENCNLEEVK, encoded by the coding sequence ATGAATAATATTTTAGATCAAATTAGAACTGAACACCCGCTTGTTATTTGCTATACCAATGATGTAGTAAAGAACTTTACAGCAAATGGCTTGTTAAGCCTAGGTGCCAGTCCAGCTATGAGTGAAGCACCACAAGAAGCTGAAGACTTTTATCCTGTAGCTGGCAGTGTCTTAATTAACATTGGAACTTTAACAAAACACCATGAGCATGCGATGCTAGCAAATGCCAAGATAGCTAACGAAACCGAAACACCCCTAGTATTTGATCCTGTTGCTGTAGGTGCTTCAAAATATAGAAAAGACTTTTGTAAATACTTTTTGAAAAAAATTAAACCAACTGTGATAAAAGGAAATGCTTCAGAAATTTTAGCATTAATTGATGATACAGCAACCATGAAAGGTACAGATAGTGCTGATAATTTAGATGTTGTAGATATTGCAGAAAAAGCATATAAAGAATATCAAACTGCTATTATACTAACTGGAGAAACAGACGTTATTGTTCAAGATGACAAAGTTGTAAAATTAAGTAACGGTTCTCATTTTCTTGCTAAAATTACAGGCGCAGGATGCTTATTAGGTGCAGTTGTAGGTGCTTTTTTATTCAGAAATACGCATCCTTCAATTGAAACTTTGATTGAAGCTGTTTCAGTTTATAACATTGCAGCTGAACGTGCGGAACAACTTAGTGACAGCAAAGGCCCGGGAACATTTTTAACACAATTTATCGATGCGCTTTACCGTATTGATTCAGATGCAGTTGCAGAAAATTGCAACTTAGAAGAGGTGAAATAA
- a CDS encoding Lmo0850 family protein, protein MNNSTDKLRNVVQLLSSLGVNIKKTKSRLEIMHTLPNTSVATPKLK, encoded by the coding sequence ATGAATAATAGTACAGATAAATTACGTAATGTCGTTCAGTTATTGTCTTCGCTCGGTGTTAATATTAAGAAAACTAAATCACGCTTAGAGATTATGCACACGTTACCCAATACATCCGTAGCAACACCAAAGTTAAAATAA
- a CDS encoding GNAT family N-acetyltransferase, with protein sequence MKIVKVTTDDIKELQTISFRTFDDTFREMNHPDNLKDYLNKAFTYDKLQRELEHPNSYFYFLYDNDKVVGYLKLNVGSAQTEDIASDSLEIERLYILKNYQNYGYGKKLMNFAINFAVDENKKSVWLGVWEKNKKAIEFYKHSGFKKVTEHKFQMGDETQTDIIMAHSLK encoded by the coding sequence ATGAAAATTGTTAAAGTAACAACTGACGATATTAAAGAATTACAAACAATCAGTTTTAGAACATTTGATGATACTTTTAGAGAAATGAATCACCCAGACAATTTGAAAGATTATCTTAATAAAGCTTTTACCTATGATAAATTACAACGAGAATTAGAACACCCCAACTCATATTTTTACTTTTTATACGACAATGATAAGGTCGTAGGATATTTAAAATTAAATGTGGGTTCAGCACAAACTGAAGACATTGCATCAGATTCTTTAGAAATAGAAAGACTTTATATTTTAAAAAATTATCAAAATTACGGATATGGCAAAAAACTAATGAATTTTGCAATTAATTTTGCCGTTGACGAAAATAAGAAGAGTGTTTGGTTAGGAGTATGGGAAAAAAATAAAAAGGCAATTGAATTTTATAAACACTCAGGTTTTAAAAAAGTTACAGAACATAAATTCCAAATGGGCGATGAAACACAAACTGATATCATAATGGCTCATTCCTTAAAATAA
- a CDS encoding heavy metal translocating P-type ATPase, which produces MLEKAEFKISGMTCAACSTRIERVLNRTEGVDSANVNLVTEKAAVDFNGNDIDINEIFEKVKNLGYEPIAIETAEETQKRKKKELDKQKYKFIVSLILSIPLIYTMVGHFSFLSFLPLPHFMVQPWFQFILATPVQFILGWQFYKGAYSSLRNKSANMDVLVALGTSAAYFYSIYLAIIHYGETHIPLYFETSAVLITLILLGKYFEAKAKGHASDAINKLLSLQVKEARVERDGEAVEVPVDQVQKGDILLIKSGEYIPLDGEIAEGDTSIDESMLTGESIPVDKEKGDQVIGATLNHGNFIKVKVTQTGDDLVLNQIIRIVEEAQGEKPNIQRLADKISGIFVPTVLMIALVVFIIWFSLVTPLNFQSSLEVFIAVIVIACPCALGLATPTSIMAGSGRAAELGVLFKSSEALEQTQNVNTIVFDKTGTLTEGHPTVFKVIDNTDNQQFGTLVKSMEQQSEHPLSQAITEYYADTPSVIVEQYQTHAGNGISGEINGQNIQIGSISFIQPKLDEWDDQLEKDIEGLQKQGATVVLAAIDSKFAGMIALRDEPKETAKNLIHQLRDEYEIIMLSGDTQTTAETIAGELGIKHVIAGVKPDDKANQIGLLQDEGKNVMMVGDGINDAPALAKSNIGLAMGTGSDIAIEAGDIMIVGGDIQKVDIALDMSKKTLKNIKENLFFAFCYNAVGIPVAAFGLLAPWIAGTAMAFSSVSVVLNALRLQKVKYQKNLQK; this is translated from the coding sequence ATGTTGGAAAAAGCGGAATTTAAAATTTCAGGTATGACGTGTGCTGCATGTTCTACAAGGATAGAACGCGTTTTAAATAGAACTGAAGGCGTTGATAGTGCCAACGTCAATTTGGTAACTGAAAAAGCAGCGGTTGATTTTAACGGCAATGATATCGATATAAATGAAATCTTTGAAAAAGTAAAAAATTTAGGATATGAACCCATTGCGATTGAAACGGCTGAAGAAACACAAAAAAGAAAGAAAAAAGAATTAGATAAACAAAAATATAAATTCATCGTATCTCTTATTTTATCAATACCGCTCATTTATACCATGGTGGGGCATTTTAGTTTTCTAAGTTTCTTACCGTTACCTCATTTTATGGTGCAACCTTGGTTCCAATTTATTTTAGCGACACCAGTCCAATTTATATTAGGATGGCAATTTTATAAAGGGGCATACAGTTCATTGAGAAATAAGAGTGCCAACATGGATGTGCTTGTTGCACTTGGTACTTCAGCGGCTTATTTCTATAGTATTTATTTAGCCATTATTCATTATGGTGAGACACATATTCCTTTATATTTTGAAACAAGTGCAGTCTTAATTACTTTAATCTTGTTAGGTAAATATTTTGAAGCTAAAGCTAAAGGCCATGCGAGTGATGCGATTAATAAATTGTTATCGCTGCAAGTTAAAGAAGCACGTGTGGAAAGAGATGGAGAAGCGGTTGAAGTTCCTGTAGACCAAGTTCAAAAAGGTGATATCTTGCTTATTAAAAGCGGAGAATATATTCCGCTAGATGGTGAAATTGCAGAAGGAGATACGAGTATAGACGAATCTATGCTGACTGGAGAAAGTATCCCTGTTGATAAGGAAAAAGGTGATCAAGTGATTGGTGCAACGCTTAATCACGGTAACTTTATTAAAGTTAAAGTCACTCAAACGGGCGATGATTTAGTTTTAAATCAAATTATTCGTATTGTGGAAGAAGCACAAGGTGAAAAACCAAACATTCAACGCCTAGCTGATAAAATATCTGGTATTTTTGTGCCGACAGTATTAATGATTGCACTAGTTGTCTTCATTATTTGGTTCAGTTTGGTTACACCACTTAATTTCCAATCTAGTTTAGAAGTTTTCATCGCTGTAATTGTGATTGCTTGTCCATGTGCATTAGGCCTTGCAACACCGACATCGATTATGGCAGGTTCTGGTCGGGCAGCTGAATTAGGTGTTTTATTCAAATCTTCAGAAGCATTAGAACAAACTCAAAATGTGAATACTATTGTATTTGATAAAACAGGTACTTTAACAGAAGGACACCCTACAGTTTTTAAAGTGATCGATAATACAGACAATCAGCAATTCGGAACACTTGTAAAGAGTATGGAACAACAATCAGAACATCCACTTTCTCAAGCTATTACAGAATATTATGCAGATACACCTTCAGTTATAGTCGAACAATATCAAACGCATGCAGGTAATGGTATAAGCGGCGAAATTAATGGTCAAAATATTCAAATTGGTTCTATCAGTTTTATTCAACCTAAGTTAGACGAGTGGGATGATCAACTTGAAAAAGATATAGAAGGTTTGCAAAAACAAGGAGCCACTGTTGTCTTAGCGGCAATTGATAGTAAATTTGCCGGCATGATTGCTTTAAGAGATGAACCTAAAGAAACAGCTAAAAATCTTATTCATCAATTACGCGATGAATATGAAATCATTATGTTAAGCGGTGATACACAAACGACAGCTGAAACTATTGCTGGTGAATTAGGTATCAAGCACGTAATAGCTGGTGTTAAACCAGATGATAAAGCAAATCAAATTGGACTTCTGCAAGATGAAGGCAAGAATGTCATGATGGTCGGTGATGGTATTAATGATGCACCTGCTTTAGCTAAAAGTAATATAGGCTTAGCTATGGGTACGGGTTCTGATATAGCGATTGAAGCGGGCGATATTATGATTGTCGGCGGAGATATCCAAAAAGTAGATATTGCACTTGATATGAGTAAGAAAACGCTGAAAAATATTAAAGAAAATCTGTTCTTTGCATTTTGTTATAACGCAGTAGGTATTCCAGTAGCAGCGTTCGGTTTATTAGCGCCTTGGATAGCTGGAACAGCGATGGCTTTCAGTTCAGTTTCTGTCGTACTCAATGCTTTGCGTCTTCAAAAAGTTAAATACCAGAAAAATTTACAAAAATAA
- the yidC gene encoding membrane protein insertase YidC, which produces MKKKALLPLLLGIMVFLAGCDYSKLENRTGFFYNTFVKNMDNIIHWLGSSFNNDYGLAIIVLVLAIRIIVLPFMLSNYKNSHMMREKMVIAKPEMDAVKEKVQRARTQEDKMAANQEMMEVYKKYDMNPMQSMLGCLPMLIQMPIIMGLFFVLKYPSPGGITEHSHFLWFNLSKPDIWITIIAGVLYFLQAYVSTFSMPPEQKQMSYMMMIISPIMIIWVALSSASALGLYWSVSAAFLIVQTYIANAYYSKKAKEEVAPMIAAYEKEHGSAGNSKSKGTKVVSKKNKKKK; this is translated from the coding sequence ATGAAGAAAAAAGCATTATTACCTTTGCTTTTAGGGATTATGGTTTTTCTTGCTGGTTGTGATTACTCAAAACTAGAGAATCGCACAGGCTTTTTTTATAATACATTTGTAAAAAATATGGATAACATAATTCACTGGCTAGGTTCTAGTTTTAATAATGATTATGGATTAGCAATTATCGTATTGGTACTCGCTATTCGTATTATTGTATTGCCGTTTATGTTATCGAACTATAAAAATAGTCATATGATGCGTGAGAAAATGGTAATTGCAAAGCCAGAAATGGATGCAGTTAAAGAAAAAGTACAACGCGCTCGTACGCAAGAAGACAAAATGGCTGCTAACCAAGAAATGATGGAAGTTTATAAAAAATATGACATGAATCCGATGCAAAGCATGTTAGGATGCTTGCCGATGTTGATTCAAATGCCGATTATTATGGGATTATTCTTTGTATTAAAATACCCATCACCCGGCGGTATTACTGAGCATTCTCATTTCCTATGGTTTAATTTGTCAAAACCTGATATTTGGATAACAATTATTGCAGGTGTTTTATACTTTTTACAAGCATATGTGTCAACATTCAGTATGCCTCCTGAACAAAAACAAATGAGTTATATGATGATGATTATCTCACCAATCATGATTATTTGGGTAGCGCTAAGTTCAGCTTCTGCACTTGGTTTATACTGGTCAGTGAGTGCAGCATTCTTGATTGTACAAACGTATATTGCGAATGCTTATTATTCAAAAAAAGCTAAAGAAGAAGTAGCGCCAATGATAGCTGCTTATGAAAAAGAACATGGCAGTGCAGGTAACTCTAAATCTAAAGGTACAAAAGTAGTTTCTAAGAAAAATAAAAAGAAAAAATAA
- the csoR gene encoding copper-sensing transcriptional repressor CsoR — protein sequence MTENDKAHHSEQIKSNLKARLNRIEGQVRAINRMIEEDVYCDDVLTQIRATRSALNSVAVRLLDHHMKGCIMHKVEDGHAEEAMEELLVTVQKLIKD from the coding sequence ATGACCGAAAATGACAAAGCACATCATTCAGAACAAATTAAGTCCAACTTGAAAGCAAGACTCAACCGTATTGAGGGGCAAGTCAGAGCAATTAACCGAATGATTGAAGAAGATGTTTATTGTGATGATGTACTTACACAAATCCGTGCAACACGTTCAGCCTTGAACAGTGTAGCAGTACGATTGCTTGATCACCATATGAAAGGTTGTATCATGCATAAAGTTGAGGATGGTCACGCTGAAGAAGCAATGGAAGAATTGCTTGTTACCGTTCAAAAATTAATTAAAGATTAA
- the csoZ gene encoding putative copper chaperone CsoZ has protein sequence MQNSVIKIDGMETEEEQHKLHQHLIEMTGVTAVQVDLDSNEIKISYETPVNLNNLEKEIYDAGYQILN, from the coding sequence ATGCAAAACAGTGTAATTAAAATTGATGGAATGGAAACTGAAGAAGAACAGCATAAATTACATCAACATCTTATAGAAATGACAGGTGTAACTGCAGTACAAGTAGATTTGGATTCAAATGAAATCAAAATCAGTTACGAAACACCTGTAAATCTCAATAATCTTGAAAAAGAAATCTATGATGCGGGTTATCAAATATTAAATTAA
- the tenA gene encoding thiaminase II, whose product MNFAETLERDAQPIIDEIYQDHFIQELLKGDIEKEALRQYLRADASYLREFANIYALLIPKMPDLESVRFLVDQIQFIVNGEVEAHEYMADYIGENYNEIVQKKVWPPSGDHYIKHMYYNVYAHENAAYAIAAMAPCPYVYAIIAKRAMKDPNLNKSSILAKWFEFYNTEMDPLIEVLDDLMNQLTANMSETEKNEVRENYLQSTVHELNFFNMAYTSEKWQFGGERV is encoded by the coding sequence ATGAATTTTGCAGAAACATTAGAGAGAGATGCACAGCCGATTATTGATGAAATTTATCAAGATCATTTTATCCAAGAACTTTTAAAAGGTGATATTGAAAAAGAAGCTTTACGCCAATATTTACGAGCAGATGCTTCTTACTTAAGAGAGTTCGCAAATATTTATGCATTATTAATACCGAAAATGCCGGATTTAGAAAGTGTCCGCTTTTTAGTTGATCAAATTCAATTTATAGTAAATGGTGAAGTAGAAGCACACGAATATATGGCTGATTATATCGGTGAAAACTATAATGAAATTGTACAAAAAAAGGTTTGGCCGCCTAGTGGTGATCATTATATTAAGCATATGTACTACAATGTATATGCGCATGAAAATGCCGCATATGCAATTGCTGCAATGGCACCATGCCCATATGTTTATGCAATTATTGCAAAACGTGCAATGAAAGATCCGAATTTAAATAAGTCCTCGATTTTAGCAAAATGGTTTGAGTTTTATAACACAGAAATGGACCCATTAATTGAAGTACTAGATGATTTAATGAATCAATTAACAGCAAATATGTCTGAAACTGAAAAAAATGAAGTGAGAGAAAATTATTTGCAAAGTACAGTACATGAATTGAACTTTTTTAATATGGCTTATACAAGCGAAAAATGGCAATTTGGAGGAGAAAGAGTATGA
- a CDS encoding copper ion binding protein: MEEKQLKVEGMSCGHCKSAVESAVGKIEGVDNVNASPENDTVDVKFNGEANVLSEIEKAIYDAGYDVVK, translated from the coding sequence ATGGAAGAGAAACAATTAAAAGTTGAAGGTATGAGTTGCGGACATTGTAAATCAGCAGTTGAATCAGCAGTAGGTAAAATTGAAGGTGTCGATAATGTCAATGCAAGCCCAGAAAATGATACAGTAGATGTGAAGTTTAATGGAGAAGCAAATGTATTATCTGAAATAGAAAAAGCAATTTATGATGCTGGATATGACGTTGTAAAATAA
- a CDS encoding D-alanine--D-alanine ligase: MAKENICIIYGGKSAEHDVSILTAQNVLNAINKDDYQVDIIYITNDGAWKKKDDITENVEDVESLRLEEVEEGEISNLLTNSSSGQPYAAVFPLLHGPNGEDGTIQGLFEVLDLPYVGNGVLAASSTMDKLVMKQLFAHRGLPQLPYVSFLRSEYEKYQSNILKLVKDKLEFPVFVKPANLGSSVGISKCNNEEELKSGIEEAFQFDRKLVIEQGIEAREIEVAVLGNDYPETTQPGEVVKDVAFYDYKSKYLDGKVQLSIPADLDSEVQTTLRNMAAEAFKATDCAGLLRADFFVTEDNQIFINETNAMPGFTQYSMYPSLWENMGLSYVDLITKLIELAKEKHVEKQKNKYKID, translated from the coding sequence ATGGCTAAAGAAAACATATGCATCATTTATGGTGGAAAAAGCGCAGAACACGATGTATCAATTTTAACTGCGCAAAATGTATTAAATGCAATCAATAAAGATGACTATCAAGTTGACATCATTTATATCACGAATGATGGTGCTTGGAAGAAAAAAGATGACATTACTGAAAATGTGGAAGATGTAGAAAGTTTACGTCTAGAGGAAGTTGAAGAAGGTGAAATATCTAACTTGCTCACTAACAGCAGTTCAGGTCAGCCATATGCAGCAGTATTCCCATTGCTACACGGTCCAAATGGAGAAGACGGTACAATCCAAGGTTTATTTGAAGTGCTAGACTTACCATACGTAGGAAATGGTGTGCTAGCTGCTTCAAGTACAATGGACAAATTAGTCATGAAACAATTATTTGCTCACAGAGGATTACCGCAACTTCCGTATGTCAGCTTCTTAAGAAGTGAATATGAAAAGTACCAAAGCAATATTTTGAAACTGGTAAAAGACAAATTAGAATTTCCAGTCTTCGTTAAACCAGCGAACTTAGGATCAAGTGTCGGAATCAGTAAATGTAATAACGAAGAAGAATTGAAATCTGGTATTGAAGAAGCTTTCCAATTCGATAGAAAATTAGTAATCGAACAAGGTATAGAAGCTCGAGAAATTGAAGTAGCTGTATTAGGAAATGACTATCCAGAAACAACACAACCTGGAGAAGTAGTGAAAGATGTTGCTTTCTATGATTACAAATCTAAATATTTAGATGGGAAAGTGCAGCTATCAATTCCAGCTGACTTAGATTCAGAAGTGCAAACGACTTTACGTAACATGGCTGCTGAAGCTTTTAAAGCAACAGATTGTGCGGGACTTTTACGTGCAGACTTCTTTGTAACTGAAGATAACCAAATCTTTATTAATGAAACAAATGCTATGCCAGGATTTACACAATACAGCATGTATCCAAGTTTATGGGAAAACATGGGCTTATCTTATGTAGATTTGATTACGAAATTAATTGAACTTGCTAAAGAGAAACATGTTGAAAAACAAAAAAATAAATACAAAATTGATTAA